In the Dermochelys coriacea isolate rDerCor1 chromosome 23, rDerCor1.pri.v4, whole genome shotgun sequence genome, TTTCCTGTCTATAGCAGACCACTGCTGGAGTGGGACCTTTGCATATAGAAGTCGGGTAAGTCCTGGTGGGGTTTTTAGTGAGGAGTGTCATGTGGTTTAGTAACTCAGTTCTTGGATGGGGCACAAGGCAAATCCCATCCTTTCATAGTTGTTAAGAGAAAAGTTTATTTGCCTTGATGTCCTAGCCAACTTCCTTAAATATCCCCTATCTCTTTATCCTCCCGTTTCAGTTGAacaaagcattattatttattttttcactttctgTTCTAATCTCTGGGGCGCTGTTGCTGTGCAGATAGTCTCTGTGCTCCACcctagagatggctgcatttcagtgatgagtAGAAGTGAGgacatttactttttttaaagtgcttggagCTAAAGTGTTTTGTGGCTAGAGCCAGTACCCGTTTACAATGACACCAATGGCACGGTGGtgctgggcccatgctcagaTGGGTCCCTGGTGCCTGGACCGAGCgtgggcagagccttggggggcggggagaagaggccaagaaggggcggggccttgtggCCAAGGCTTCAGGGGAAGAGACTGAGCGGGGGCAGAGCCTCAGTGCCAAGGCCTCTGGGGAAGAAGctaagtgggggtggggccaagaaggggcagggcccaaggcctcaggggaagaggccaagTGGGGGTGGGACCTCGGGGCcaaggccttgggggaaggggccgAGTTGGTGGCAGTGCCACGGTCCAGGCACTGggacccacaaaagattaatccagccctggctagAGCACATCTCTCTGCAGCGCTGCCAGGTCGTTAGTGAAACTGATGTAAATACTTGCATGCTGGGGTGAAGAGTGCATTGAAATGATCTCACAAGTGTGAGATGAAACTGAACAGGCTACAAAGCCGTCACAGCTGATCTAATACCTCCACCTGTTCACTTCCAGCCCGTTTTGTTGTAGTGGCTCTCCCAGATGATCTGAGCAGATCTTCCCGGTATGCCATGGCACGGCATAGCAAGCTCCAGAAGCAAGTCTTGAGCTTGTACAGACAGTTCCTACGAGCCGGCAAAGAGAAGCCGGGATTCTTACCTTGTATACAGGCCGAGTTCCGGAAGAACGCCAGCATCCCTCGGATGGATGTTATGCACATTGAATATCTCATCCGCCGTGGCCAGAGGCAGCTGAAGCAGCTCAGAGACGTTAACACCAAACAAATGGGCACCTTTGTCAAAACCAAGCCGGAAGAGCGGTGATCCCTGCTGGCTGGTGCAGGCGACTTTCTTGTACTGGGACAGTTAGCGTGTGAATTCAGAGACGTGCCTTCCAGATTCTCACATCTTCGTGCACCCCTTTCTGTTTGCACATGGATATGATCACAGTGAAGGAAATCTGTCCAGTCGGTGCAGTTGTCCTGCCTGGATTGGAGTTCAGTGGGATAAATAAAGCCTGGTTTAGGTATCTTTACGAGCGGGAGCCACTAGAGGGTGAATTTGAGACGCCAGTCTCTATCATTCTAAGCGTTTTAATCATTCGGGGTGGATGGGTGATCTGGAGATGGCATTCTTGGGACATAATCCATTCCTACCCCTgttgtctcctcttttccatcCTGTAGCTAAAGTCAAATAGGCAGATTacccagaaaaataaaagaaagggacAGTGGTGGGTTGAAATcctctttctgtcttttttttttttttttaattatccgTAGCATCTAAAAGCCCCAGTCAAGGACCAGGCCCccactgcgctaggtgctgtacaaacagtggATTTGGGTGCTACAATTCTTGAGGGCCCCACCGAAGTGCCTTAGAAGGACCAGAAAGAGCTGAGCGCCTGCCTTCGGAAAATCAGGTTCCCTTTAGGTGTCTCAAGGTGGGcggctccctccccccaccctaaaatcactagccacttctgaaaataaagGCTTTGGGCCAAGGCATTCTCCAGGGTGTaccagtgtctgtgtgtgtgtgtgtgttccccgGTGTGTCCCTCTCTCTCAGTGTGCCTTGGCGCTGCCATGGAGGGACCATGTCTAGGCCTGAGAGGCTATTAGTGCGTGGTGGCTGGCTTGCTTAGCCCTGGTTTAAACTTGATAGTTTTACGGCTGTAGCTACCCTGGCCGAACCTTCCTACCGTAGACGCAGCTTATCCCACCAAAGTGCCTTTGCCGGTGAGAGCTTATTACCAATGCAGCGAGTAAAGCAAGCtctagagtcatagagtttaaggctggaaggaaccagtggatcatagaactggaagggatttTCTGGGACAGCAAGTATAGTCCCGAACCCTGTCATATAACCCCGGTCAAAAATGTATTGAGCTCCATCTTCAGATCAGTTCAATTGTTTGCCCTCAGCTCCTACTGGGAGG is a window encoding:
- the SDHAF1 gene encoding succinate dehydrogenase assembly factor 1, mitochondrial, with amino-acid sequence MARHSKLQKQVLSLYRQFLRAGKEKPGFLPCIQAEFRKNASIPRMDVMHIEYLIRRGQRQLKQLRDVNTKQMGTFVKTKPEER